The sequence AGCCATCGGAGAAGGTGCGTCATGTGGGGGCAAAAAGTACAGTCGGTCGAAACCCATGATCCTCGCCTCGTCGGTACTCCCCGAATGAGGGATCGATCCAACGTGTAGGGAGGTATTTTCTGGTCTTTGCGTCATACAAAAAGCCCGCCGCCGAGCTCCAGGAAGAGTTGGCGACGGGCTGGTCTTGCTTCGTAACGCGCAGTGCGATCACGGGAAGAAGCCCATGGCGGTGTACGACTTGCCGATCTTGTTGATCGCGGAGCAGTACGCAGCTGTTCGCATGTCGATGCCTTTCTCCTCCCGGATAACGCGGACCTCGTCGTACGCGAAGGCCATCGTGTCTTCCAGACCGGAGTTCACGAGATCCTGCTCGCTGGCGCCGAAGCCAATGCGTTCGATCAGTCCCTCGAGGAGCTTGCTGTCGAAGTCTTCCGCCGTAAGCTCGTCCACGGCGCGGAGGATCCGCTCTGCGTTCCGCTCCTCGAAGCGACGGCTCATGCGGCCATGACGCACGTGCGAGAGGTTGCGGAGCCACTCGAAGTAGGACACCGTCACGCCACCGGCGTTGAGGTACACATCCGGAATGATGAGCATGCCCCGCTCGTTCAGGATCTCATCTGCGTCGGCGGTCAGGGGGCCATTTGCGGCCTCGGCGATGATCTTCGCCTTAATGTCGCCCGCGTTATCGCGGTCGATGACACCCTCCAGCGCAGCCGGAATCAGGATATCGCAGGGAAGCAGTAGCGCGTCCGCGGATTCCTCGATGTTTTTCGCGCCCGGGAAGTCGAGAATCGACCCGGTCGTCTTCCGGTGGTTCATTACCTCTTCGATGTCGAGGCCGTCGGGGTCGTAAATCGCACCCTCGATCTCAGCGAGACCGACGATTTTCGCGCCGCCTTCGTTCTGTAGAATGCGGGCGGCATGGTAGCCGACATTGCCAAGCCCCTGGATGACAACGCTTTTGCCTTCCACGCCGACACCGAGATCGAGCGCTTCCATATCGCTCTTG comes from Longibacter salinarum and encodes:
- a CDS encoding Glu/Leu/Phe/Val family dehydrogenase → MVTSTATPTSNGTKPHGFLAQVNRMFDAAAAHSDLDPGILGQIRACDNIVRFEFPIKRDDGSIDVIRGYRAEHSHHKKPTKGGIRYATSVNVDEVMALASLMSYKCAIVDVPFGGAKGGVCIDTREYSVDELERITRRYTFELIRKNFIGAGLDVPAPDYGTGEREMAWMMDTYNQMTDDDLNALGCVTGKPVGQGGVRGRTEATGRGVYYGIREACSYKSDMEALDLGVGVEGKSVVIQGLGNVGYHAARILQNEGGAKIVGLAEIEGAIYDPDGLDIEEVMNHRKTTGSILDFPGAKNIEESADALLLPCDILIPAALEGVIDRDNAGDIKAKIIAEAANGPLTADADEILNERGMLIIPDVYLNAGGVTVSYFEWLRNLSHVRHGRMSRRFEERNAERILRAVDELTAEDFDSKLLEGLIERIGFGASEQDLVNSGLEDTMAFAYDEVRVIREEKGIDMRTAAYCSAINKIGKSYTAMGFFP